Sequence from the Bryobacteraceae bacterium genome:
GGCCGCCATCTCGAGAGCGGCGAGCGCGCTCGCCCCATCCCCGAGTCCGGCATGAATCAGCGCGCGCGATCCATCCACCGGGACGCCCTCGGAGCGCAGGCGATCGAGATGCGCGAACATCTCTAGAGCCTCGGTCCGCCGGCCCTGCTTCGCCATGAGATGACCGAGCGCGGCGACGTTACGCTGATCGGCGGGCCGCATCGCGAAGGCCGTGCGCAGCTCTCGTTCGGCCCCGGCGGCGTCGCCGGATTGCTCGAAGATCAGGGCGAGCAGCAGACGCGACGGCGCGTAGTTGCCCTGGAGCCGGATCGCCTCGAGCGCCTTTTCACGAGCCCGGTCCAGCCAGCCGGCGGCGCGATAGTGGCTGGCGAGCGCGTTGAGCAGCACGACGCTCGCGCGGACGTTGGGCCCCTGGGAAACCTGCGCGTAGCGCGGATCCCCCAGGGCGCGTTCGAGTACTTGAATCGCTTCGGAGTGCCGGCCGGCGAGGCTGAGGCAATCCGCCAGATCGGCAAGGACGTACGGTTGATGCGGATCGAGCGCCACGGAGCGCTCGAAGTCGCTGGCGGCGCCGGCGAAGTCCCAGTCGCGATAACGGAGCGCGCCGAGCGTGGCATGCGCGGCGGCCGAAGCCGGATCGAGCGCGAGGGCGCGGCGGGCGGCCTCCACCGAAGCCTGGCGAAGCCGAGGCGCGCGGGCGGCGTCGTAGTCGATGGCGAACTCGGCGGCGCCGGCCAATCCGGTCCAGGCCGGAACATAGCGGGGCGCGAGGCGCGTGGCGCGCTCCCACAGCTCGATCGACTCGCGGAGCGGCTCCGGCAATCCCTGTCCGGGTTCGGTGGCGCGGATATCGGCGCGCAGCATCTGCTCAGCACGCCGGCACAGTTCGAGGGCTTCTTCGGGCACGGCGTTCCGCCACTCATGCCACTGGTCGACGCCGGCCGCGAGCATCAGGAGGGCCAGCGCCGCGGCGAGGATGGCCGGGGTCCGGTGGCGGCGGGCCCATTTTGCAGCGCGGTAGCGGAAGGTATCCGGACGGGCGCGCACGGGCAGCCCGTCGAGGTAGCGGCCAAGGTCCTCTTCGAGCGCGGCAGCGGAGACGTAACGGCGCGCCGGCTCCTTGCGGAGGGCCATGGCGAGGATCGTGTCGAGATCGCCCGCCAACTCGACGCGGACGCGCGGGTCGGCGGCCGCGTCGCTGGCCTTCGGCGCGGTGTCCTCGGCGATGGCGCGGCCCACGTCGGCGGCATTGCGCGGGATTGAGGAAAAGGGACGTTCGCCGGTGAGCAGTTCGAAGAGAAGCACGCCGAGCGAATAGACATCGGTGGCGGCCGTCAGATCGCCACCCGTCACCTGCTCCGGGCTGGCGTAGCCGGGCGTCATCAACCGCGCTCCGGTTTCGGTTTCCGGTGCGTCTCCGGCGACGAGTTCCGGCAGCAACAGCTTGGCGATGCCGAAATCGAGCAGCTTCGGCTGGCCGTCGCCGGTGACCATCACGTTGCCGGGTTTGAGGTCACGATGCAGCACGTGCGCGCGGTGCGCGAAGTCGACGGCGCGGCACACCGGCCGGAACAGCTCCACTCGGTCGCGAACGCTCAACTGGCGCCTGGCGGCGGAAGTGAGAAGAGGTTCCCCGTCGATGTACTCCATCACCAGGTAGGGACGGCCGTCGGCGGTGGTGCCGCCGTCGAGCAGCCGCGCGATGTTGGGATGGGAAAGTCCGGCCAGGATCTGCCGTTCGGCGCGGAAGCGTCTCAGGATCGCGTCGGAGTCCATGCCGCGCTTCACCAGCTTCACCGCCACCGTGTGAAGGAACTCGCCATCCGTGCGGATGGCCTGGTAGACGGCGCCCATGCCGCCGCGCCCGAGTTCGC
This genomic interval carries:
- a CDS encoding protein kinase; amino-acid sequence: MTPDRFRRIDEIFNCALDLDPAGRRRFLDDECREDRGLRSEVEALLDAADSAQHRLAGAIQKAAANVEAGDAGSHAGPYLLVRELGRGGMGAVYQAIRTDGEFLHTVAVKLVKRGMDSDAILRRFRAERQILAGLSHPNIARLLDGGTTADGRPYLVMEYIDGEPLLTSAARRQLSVRDRVELFRPVCRAVDFAHRAHVLHRDLKPGNVMVTGDGQPKLLDFGIAKLLLPELVAGDAPETETGARLMTPGYASPEQVTGGDLTAATDVYSLGVLLFELLTGERPFSSIPRNAADVGRAIAEDTAPKASDAAADPRVRVELAGDLDTILAMALRKEPARRYVSAAALEEDLGRYLDGLPVRARPDTFRYRAAKWARRHRTPAILAAALALLMLAAGVDQWHEWRNAVPEEALELCRRAEQMLRADIRATEPGQGLPEPLRESIELWERATRLAPRYVPAWTGLAGAAEFAIDYDAARAPRLRQASVEAARRALALDPASAAAHATLGALRYRDWDFAGAASDFERSVALDPHQPYVLADLADCLSLAGRHSEAIQVLERALGDPRYAQVSQGPNVRASVVLLNALASHYRAAGWLDRAREKALEAIRLQGNYAPSRLLLALIFEQSGDAAGAERELRTAFAMRPADQRNVAALGHLMAKQGRRTEALEMFAHLDRLRSEGVPVDGSRALIHAGLGDGASALAALEMAAKSREAGLPYRLSDPRLNAVLATPRGRALAMGVAPGGR